GGCACTCTCTTTTGTGATTTCCGCGACCTGTCGGCCTAAGCCATTATCGCGTCGAAGCATAGCGAAGACGGATGGCGTAGGAGGAAATCCAGAAAAAGTAACAATTCGTACGTCATGCTGAATTTATTTCAGCATCTTGTTGAAATAAGGATGAGATCCTGAAACGAGTTCAGGATGACCAAGAGTTGTGATACCAATTCCTAAAAGTTTACCTTATAAGAAGGCACTTTTTTATTGAAACGAGAGAGCACTTCATTTGTCACATCCATTTGATCATCGCCCATAATCACTTGCTGTGCAGGCAAGACCAAATTGGCACTCTGTTCAATCTTGACTTCTTTAATCACATCCAGAAGCTTACTCTCAACATCTGTACGGGCTAAATTAAAAGCTTCTTCCAAAATTTGACGGTTCTTCTGGAATTTTGTATTAAGCGCCACCATACGCTCATCAAATTCTGCCTTTTTCTTTGCAAAAACGTCTTGCGACAAAACTGTTCTCTGACGCAGCAAGTCTTGCTCTGTCTTTTTAAGCTCGCCTTCTTCCACTTCAATCTCTTTCATGAAAGCCGCTTGCTTATCATCAAATTGCTTTTTAATATCCTTGCCAACTGATGAGGACATTAAGACGCCTTGAACATCAACAACAATAATTTTAGGCATGCCTTTTGAAGACGTCATCTGTGATACTGCTGCAGGGCTACGATTCCCCAAAATTGACCCTGTGTTATTTTCTTGTTCCGATGGGTTTGCAGCAGGAGATTCCTGCGCTGCTTCAATTGAAGTCAATTCTGTATTGAGAAGCGCCTCTTGAGGAGCTGGCGTTGATGATTGACCTTCTTCTTTTGGTGCTTCACTCTGTGGTCCCTTTTTCTGGAAAATATTCTCCGCTAAGGCAGTCTGACTCATCATAAAGGGGATCACAGCAGCAAAAGAACAAGCCGCTACCAGGAGTTTTGTTTTACGTAAAACGTTGTCCTGAGAAAGTGACTGAGATTCATTAAGCAGTTTATTTTCTGTTACAGCAATCGACATTTACATTTCCTTTCTAGAAACTAGATGAATAAGTTAAACGGAACACTTTGTCTTTATCATAGCTTTCTTTCACAACAGCTTTGGTAAATTCAAGACGGATTGGGCCAATTGGCAGATTCATCGATACAGCGGCACCAACTGCAACACGTGGTGATGTATCTGTGTAGAAGCTCTCACCTGCAACAGGCTTGTCTTCAACTTTACCAAGACTTCCCATGTCAACAAACAAGTGACCTTTTACACCAAACTCTTCAGGCAATCCAATCGGAGAAGATAACTCAGA
Above is a genomic segment from Alphaproteobacteria bacterium containing:
- a CDS encoding OmpH family outer membrane protein, with amino-acid sequence MSIAVTENKLLNESQSLSQDNVLRKTKLLVAACSFAAVIPFMMSQTALAENIFQKKGPQSEAPKEEGQSSTPAPQEALLNTELTSIEAAQESPAANPSEQENNTGSILGNRSPAAVSQMTSSKGMPKIIVVDVQGVLMSSSVGKDIKKQFDDKQAAFMKEIEVEEGELKKTEQDLLRQRTVLSQDVFAKKKAEFDERMVALNTKFQKNRQILEEAFNLARTDVESKLLDVIKEVKIEQSANLVLPAQQVIMGDDQMDVTNEVLSRFNKKVPSYKVNF